In Candidatus Manganitrophus noduliformans, the genomic stretch AGATTGAACGGACAAAAACTTTTCAAAATCAGCGCGATCTTCATCGGCATCATCATGATGGCAGCCGGCGTGGTGGTTCGCAGCGTGATGGCGGCCGACTATCCGACGGCGAAAGTCAACACCACCAATCTGGCGGTGACGGATACCACAGTGAAAGTCGGGATATTACATTCCGCGACCGGAACGATGGCGATCAGTGAGACAGGATCGATCCAGGCGGAAAAATTGGCGATCGCCCAGATCAATGCCATGGGGGGAGTTCTGGGGCGCAAGATCGAAGTGATTCAGGAAGACGGCGCCAGCGACTGGCCGACCTTTGCGGAGAAGGCGCGCAAGTTATTGGTCAAAGATAGGGTGGCAGCGGTTATGGGATGCTGGACATCCGCTTCACGCAAAGCCGTGTTGCCGGTATTTGAGAAAGAAAACGGTTTGTTGTATTACCCCACTTTCTACGAGGGCTTGGAGCAATCGAAGAATGTGATTTATACCGGACAAGAAGCCACACAGCAAATTTTGGCCGGTATCGATTGGATCGCCAAGGAAAAAGGAGCCAAGTCGTTCTATCTGATCGGTTCCGATTATATCTGGCCGCGCACTTCGATGAAAATTGCAAGGAAGCATATTGAAAATGTGCTGAAGGGAAAAGTGGTCGGCGAGGAATACGTCGCCTTGGGCGATACGCAGTTCGGCTCTGTGATCAACAAAATCCGATTGAAGAAGCCGGATGTCATTTATGCTGCGGTGGTCGGCGGCAGCAACGTCGCCTGGTTCAAGCAGCTCAAGGCGGCAGGCATTACCTCCAAGACGCAAACCATGTTGACCATTTCGGTCACCGAAGACGAAGTGCTCGGCATCGGCGGCGAAAACTTGGAAGGCTTTTACTCCGCCATGAAATATTTCCATAGCCTCGATAACGCCAACAACAAAGCCTTCGTAGAGGAGTTCAAGAAAATGTGGGGGCCGAAGAGTGTCGTCGGCGACGTCACCCAAGCGGCCTATCTTGGCCCCTGGTTGTGGAAAGCCGCCGTCGAAAAAGCGGGGAGCTTCGATGTCGACAAAGTGGTGGCCGCCTCGCCCGGACTTGAGTTTAAGGCAGCACCGGAAGGGTATGTCAAAATTCATAACAATCACCACTTATGGAGCAAGCTGCGGGTCGGCAAGTGGCGCAGCGATGGTCAGGCGGATGTCGTCTACGAATCCCCACTGATCGAACCCGATCCCTTTCCCAAAGGTTACCAATAAACGGATGCGTCGTCTCCTCTAAACATTGCAGGGACGCAAATGTTTAGAGGAGGACCACCGATTGCTTACACTAACCTGATTTTTAATTGAGAGAGGCAGGGTCATGGGGGAATATTCCGCATCTGAATTATGGTCCATTGTGGTGATGCAAGGGTTTTCCGGACTGAGCTTATTCAGCGTGTTGCTCTTAATGGCCTTGGGGCTGGCGATTATTTTTGGTCAGATGGGCGTGATCAACATGGCGCACGGCGAATTCATGGCGATCGGGGCCTACACCACCGTGATGCTGTCGAAAGTCGCGGTAGAGTACGGTTTCGGTAACTTGTATTTTTTGCCTGCGATTGCGGTCTCCTTTGCCATGGCGTTTCTTACCGGGTATTTGGTAGAGATCGGGCTCATCCGATATCTCTACAAACGGCCTCTCGATACACTGCTGGCGACGTGGGGTCTCAGTCTCATTATGCAGCAGACCTTTCGCTCCACCTTCGGCGCAAAAGAGGTCAGCGCAGAACTGCCGCCGTGGATGATGGGTTCGTTCAAGCCGACGGAAACAGTGGACATTCCGATCAACGGCGTCTTTGTCATGGGCTTAACGGCGTTCGTCTGCCTGGGCGTATTTCTTTTCCTGTTCCGCGCCCGTTGGGGTTTGCAGGCGCGGGCGACCACGCAGAATCGGGTGATGGCCGGCGCCGTCGGCATCAACACCAAAAAAGTGGATCGGGTCACCTTCGCTTTAGGGTGTGGGATTGCCGGTTTGGCCGGCGCCGCCTTTACCACGATCGCATCAACCGGCCCCACCACCGGCTCCCTTTACATCGTCGACAGTTTTATGGTGGTGGTCTTCGGCGGGGCGGCGAGTTTAATGGGGACGGTCGTGTCGGCATTCGGCATTGCTCAAGCCCAATCGATTCTGCAATTTTTCATTACCAGCTCGATGGGGAAAGTAGCGACCCTGCTGGTGATCGTGACCATTCTGATGATACGTCCCGAAGGGCTGTTCGCGGCGAAAGTGCGCAGATAACTATTCAAGGAGTTTTAATGATAAAGGCAATCTTTCAAAAGATGTTGGGTGGTAAATCAGGCATGGCCGGCCTGCTGATCTTGGCGGCGATTATTTTCCTGGTCTTGCCGCTCGGTCTCGACTTATTTCGCCTGAATCTGGTCGGCAAATATTTGACCTATGCGTTTGTTGCGGTAAGCCTGGTCTTGTTATGGGGCTATGGGGGGATTCTGAGTCTCGGTCAAGGGATTTTCTTCGGCTTGGGCGGTTATTGCATGGCGATGTTTCTCAAGCTGGAAGCCTCCGACCCGGTCAGCACCAAGATCCAGACCACGCCGGGGATTCCTGACTTTATGGACTGGAACCAGCTGACGGCGCTCCCCTGGTTCTGGGAACCGTTCCATAGCCTCACGTTTACGATCATCGCCATCCTGCTCGTGCCGACGCTCTTCGCCTTCCTCATCGGTTCTGCCATGTTCAAGCGCCGTGTCGGGGGGGTCTACTTTGCGATTATCACCCAGGTCGTCGCGTTGATTCTGACCATCCTGATTGTCGGTCAGCAAGGTTATATCGGCGGCGTGAACGGCATTACCGATTTAAAAACACTGCGGGGATGGGATATCCGGAGCGATTCCGCAAAATATATTTTGTATTTCATAAACGGCACGTTGCTGGTCGGCGTGATTTTGCTCTCACGGGTGATCCTCGGCAGCAAGTTCGGCCTGCTGATGCTGGCGATGCGGGATAAGGAAGAGCGGGTCCGTTTCTCCGGCTATGACGTCGCAAATTTCAAGATTTTCATGTTCTGTCTTGCGGCGATGATTTCTGCGATCGGCGGCGCGATGTTTACCTTGCAGGTTGGATTTATGTCGCCCTCGTTTGTCGGCATCGTCCCCTCTATTGAAATGGTGATCTTTGCGGCGGTGGGCGGGCGGATGTCTTTGATCGGCGCCGTCTATGGCGCCTTGCTGGTCAATTATGGAAAAACCGCCTTTTCAGAAAGCTATCCCGAGCTCTGGTTATTCCTCATGGGGGGATTATTCATCGCAGTCGTGATGTTTTTCCCAAATGGTCTTGCCGGAATTTATGAAAAGTACGGCAAAAAACGTGTTGCCGGAAAAGAGTACACGGGCTCCGGTCCGGTGATGCCGTCGCGCACTCTGCCCGACCCGAAACTGGTGCCGGTGGGTGACGCCGTTTCCCCGCCGACAAAAGGGATGGGGATCAGCAAGCAATCGGTTCATTGAGCGGGGAGAATGGATGATTACCAACAATGATTATATGCTTTCAATCGAAGATCTTACGGTCTCTTTTGATGGGTTCAGGGCTGTTGATGCGATCTGTTTATATATGGATAGAAACGAACTGCGCGTCATCATCGGCCCCAACGGCGCGGGCAAGACCACCTTGCTCGATCTGATTTGCGGTAAGACCAAGGCCACGTCAGGGTCGATCAAGTTCAAGGGGAAGGAGCTGACGACCCTTCCCGAACACGGCATTGTCCGCGCGGGGGTCGGGCGAAAATTTCAGACCCCTTCTATTTACGAAAATCTCTCAGTATTTCAAAACCTGGAAATGTCCTTTCCACGCGGGCGAAGCGTATTCGGCTGTCTGACATTTCGCCGCACCGACGATGTGCTCGATCGTGTCCATGAAGTGGCTGAACAGGTGATGCTCACCGATTCCCTCCACCTCGAAGAGGCGGGCCTGCTCAGTCATGGTCAGAAACAGTGGCTGGAAATCGGCATGCTGCTGATGCAGGATCCGGAGCTGTTGATGCTGGATGAACCGGTGGCGGGGATGAGTGTCAAGGAGCGCGAGCAAACCGCAGAGTTGCTGAACAGGATTTCACGCAATCGCTCCGTGATCGTGATCGAGCATGATATGGAATTTGTAAAACGGATTGCTCATAAGGTCACCGTGCTCCATCAGGGCAAGGTGTTAATGGAAGGGACGATGGATCAGGTTCAGTCCGACCCGCGTGTTGTCGAAGTTTATTTAGGTCATTAGATCATCATTAGAAAGAGAAAGGTAGAGCAGACGATGTTTGAAGTTTCCGATTTACAAGTCAGTTATGGTCAAAGTGAAGTGATCCATCAGATCAACTTCAGCGCTAAAAAGAATGAAACGGTGGCGATCATGGGCCGGAACGGCATGGGAAAAACGACGCTCTTCAAGGCGCTGATCGGCATTCTGCCAAGTAAAGGCGGCAAGATTACGTTAGAGGGAAAAGAGCTCACCCACCTCGAAAGCTATCAACGGGTGAGCAGCGGCTTGGCTTACGTCCCCCAGGGGAGGATGATTTTCCCCAACATGACCGTGGAGGAAAATATTAAAACCGGCCTGGAGAATTCGAAAACCAGGGAGATACCGGAGGACATTTATAGCCTCTTTCCGGTTTTATTTGAGATGAGCCGCCGCAAGGGGGGAAATCTTTCGGGCGGACAGCAGCAGCAACTGGCGATCGCACGCGCGCTGGTGACGAATCCAAAGGTTTTGCTGCTGGATGAGCCGACTGAGGGGATACAGCCATCGATCATCAAGGAGATTGCCCGCACGCTGAACGAGATCCGTAAGATGCGGGAAATCACCATTCTTGTCTCAGAACAGGTGCTCAGTTTTACCTTGGAGATCGCAGATCGTCTCATCGTGATCGAATCGGGTCAGTTCATTCACGAAGATCAGCGCCAACAGGTGGATGCCGCTAAGATTCGGCAATATCTGTCTGTGTAGTCCTTCGCAAGGTCTGATGAAAGAGAAAGAGGTTGGATTGTTAGAGTAAGGAAATAACAGACGACCGTATCGTCGACGTCAGAAGAGGGGGTATCATATATAATCCCAAGTGTTCAGAAGTATATCGTGAAAGTGCTTGCCTTCCGACACCTCACTCTCGAACGACTCGCCCGGGATCAGAGCCCTTATTTTTACTAACTAAAGTCTACAATTCGTGGTTTTGGAGGTGGCTGGGGGACGAGGATTCGAACCTCGGTAAGCAGAGTCAGAGTCTGCTGTCCTGCCGCTAGACGATCCCCCAATAGAGAAGGTTGGAAGGTAGAAAGAATTTAACGGAAAGCGCTTTTGCTGTCAAGCGACTATTTTGCGGTGAATTGAGCCACCTGCCGGTCTAACCGCTTCAACGATTTTTCTTTTCCAAGAATCATCAGCACGTCAAAAATACCCGGGCTGACCGTTTTCCCGGTGACCGCCGCGCGGACCGGCTGGGCGATCTGGGCCAGCTTCAGCCCAAGCGCCTCGCTGATCGATCGAAAGGCCTCCTCCAATGGCGCATGCTCGAACGGCGTTTCCGCCAGCCGATCGCGAACCGCCTTAAGAACCGGCAACGCTTCCGGCGTGAGGAGCTTCTGCGCCTTCTCATCGATCGTGATCTCATCCGTAAAGAAATAGACCGCCGAATCCGCCATCTCCTTCAACGTCCGGGTGCGCTCGCGTAATGCGACCACGATCTGCGTAAGGCGCGCCAGGTCGATCTGGTCGGATGCAACTCCGAGCCGCTCCAGGTGGGGGAGCAGAAGCTGCGCGAGCCGCTTCGGATCGCCGGTTTTAATGTAGTGCGCATTCAGCCAGATCAGCTTCTCTGGATTGAAAACCGCGGCCGAGGCGCCGACCTGCTCGATCGAAAACTTCTCGATCAGCTCCGGCAGAGAGAAAATTTCTTGATCTTTGTGGGACCAGCCGAGGCGAACGAGGTAGTTGACCATCGCCTCCGGGAGATATCCCTCCTCGCGGTATTGCTGAATGGCGGTGGCCCCGTGACGTTTCGAAAGACGCGCCTTGTCGGGACCGAGGATCATCGAGACATGGCCGAAACGCGGGAGGGGATAACCGAGCGCCTGATAAAGCTGGATCTGCCGCGGGGTGTTGTTCAGATGGTCGTCCCCCCGGATGACATGGGAGATCTGCATGTCGACGTCGTCGACCACCACGCAGAAGTTGTAGGTCGGCGTTCCGTCCGAGCGGAGGATGATCAGATCGTCCACGGTGCCGGCATCGAAGACGACCTTCCCCTTGACCATATCGTCGATGACGATTTCCCCCTCGGAGGAGGCCTTAAACCGGATGGCGGCTTCCTTTCCTGGGACCGGCGCGGTCAGCAGGCGGCAGCGGCCGTCATAACGGGGGACCTTCCCTTGGGCCATCGCTTCTTTTCGTCGCGCGTCCAGCTCTTCGGCGGTGCAGTAGCAGTGGTAGGCCAGTCCGCGGTCGAGCAGCTCCCGGACCTTCTGCCGATAGAGATCAAACCGGTCGGTCTGACGGATCGGATCTTTGTCGGAGCCTTCCCATTTGTCCCAATCGAGACCGAACCAGCGCATCCCGTCGATGATCGCCTCGATTGCTTCGTCTGTCGATCGGGAGCGGTCGGTGTCCTCGATCCGGAGGAAAAATTTTCCGCCGTGATGCCGGGCGAAGAGCCAGTTGAAAAGAGCGGTCCTTGCCCCGCCGATGTGAAGGTAGCCGGTCGGGCTGGGGGCAAAACGGACGCGAACGTCGGACGACATATCGAGCAATCTCCTTCTACCTACAAACGTTGCGAAATTATGGCATCTTTGAGAGCGAAAGTAAAGTTGTAGGGGCGGACCGTTGTGTCCGCCCTGTCTCTCTGAAAATCCTCTGCCGGTGTTTAAAACGGATTCACGCCCAGAAAATCGGCGGGCGGGGTGAACCGGGCGGGGTCGGAAGGTTCGGTCCGGAGGGAATCGTAGTCGGCGACGACCGTCTCATAATCGCTTGCCGGGTAGATCGCTCGAAGGGGAAACTCGGACGCGTCGGCGGTGGTCCATCGAAGGGAGTGCCACTTTTTCCCCTTCTCTTCAAGAATAATAAAATAAAGCCGCGCTTCCCTTCCCTTGAGTGTTCCCTCCCTCAATAAGATCCGCTTCTCTTCCAGTGGCGCCGGGGGGGGCAACCATCCCTCTCGGACCGCTTTCAGAATGCGCGCCGGACCGAGCCTCGCCCTAAAGTAAATCCGGTCGGCGGGAAAAAGACGGAGCTCTTCCATTTCTTTGAGGTCGTAGAGGTCGATCTCCTCCGATCCGGCCGGCTCGTATCGGATCTTTGATCCGGTTTGGTGGAAGACCCCCTTTGCGGTGATCGGGGCATGGTAGGGGGAGTGAAAGGTCACTGTCAGGTCGGCGACCCACATCGGCGGGGGTGAGGGGGCCTGAGCGATCAGCAAGAAAAAGAAGAAGGATAAAAAAAACAACGATCGGCTATTTCTGATCATCGGACCGATGCAGCAGGATCAGGTTTCCATTCGGCCGGACGGCGCCTCCCGGTCGATAGCCGGCGAGATCGAGGGTGACCCATTTGAACCCGCAGGCTTGAATCTGGGCGACCAGCTCCTCTCTCCGCCCGGCATCGAGGAGGGCCGGGAATTCTTCGACCGCGATTTCGATCCGGGCTGTCTCGCCATGGTAGCGGACACGGAATTGCCGAAATCCGATCCGGCGAAGAACCTCTTCCGATTCCTCCACCTGTTTGAGACGTTCGTAGGTGATCGGCGTTCCGTGCGGGAATCGCGAGGAGAGGCAGGCGGAGGCCGGCTTGTCCCAGGTCGGGAGCCCCAGCTCCCGCGAGAGCGATCGGACCCCCTCCTTGTCCAACCCCGCCTCGACCAAGGGACTGCGGACCCCCCGTTCCCGCGCGGCCTTCAGGCCGGGACGGATGTCGGTCAGATCGTCGAGATGGGTTCCGTCCACAATCGTCCGGAGGCGTTCTCTTTCGGCGACGCCGGTCAGGAGGGTGTAGAGGTCGCCCTTACAGAGGTAGCAGCGGTTTGTATTATTCTCGGCATAGCCGGGAATTTCGAGCTCATCCGATTGAACGAAGATCTGGCGGATGCCGATGGCGGCCGCGACCTGTTTTGCCTCTTCCAGTTGAGATAAAGGAAACGTCGGGGAGATCGAGGTGACGGCGACGGCGGTCTCCGGGAGGGCGTCATGAGCAACCTTCGCGACGAGGGCGGAGTCGACCCCGCCGGAGTAGGCGACGGCGACCGATTCCATCTCGTGTAGAATTTGAAAGAGACGGTTGTATGCGGGCTGCGCGTCGCTCACCGGCCCGCTCCCTCTTTTTGAGCAGGGAGGTTGATCATGGGCGGGTCGCTGGTCCGGATCCCCCCTTCCGGTTCCGGGGCGTTTCTCATCGCCCCCGACTCCGCCGGC encodes the following:
- the urtA gene encoding urea ABC transporter substrate-binding protein, with product MMAAGVVVRSVMAADYPTAKVNTTNLAVTDTTVKVGILHSATGTMAISETGSIQAEKLAIAQINAMGGVLGRKIEVIQEDGASDWPTFAEKARKLLVKDRVAAVMGCWTSASRKAVLPVFEKENGLLYYPTFYEGLEQSKNVIYTGQEATQQILAGIDWIAKEKGAKSFYLIGSDYIWPRTSMKIARKHIENVLKGKVVGEEYVALGDTQFGSVINKIRLKKPDVIYAAVVGGSNVAWFKQLKAAGITSKTQTMLTISVTEDEVLGIGGENLEGFYSAMKYFHSLDNANNKAFVEEFKKMWGPKSVVGDVTQAAYLGPWLWKAAVEKAGSFDVDKVVAASPGLEFKAAPEGYVKIHNNHHLWSKLRVGKWRSDGQADVVYESPLIEPDPFPKGYQ
- the urtB gene encoding urea ABC transporter permease subunit UrtB, translated to MGEYSASELWSIVVMQGFSGLSLFSVLLLMALGLAIIFGQMGVINMAHGEFMAIGAYTTVMLSKVAVEYGFGNLYFLPAIAVSFAMAFLTGYLVEIGLIRYLYKRPLDTLLATWGLSLIMQQTFRSTFGAKEVSAELPPWMMGSFKPTETVDIPINGVFVMGLTAFVCLGVFLFLFRARWGLQARATTQNRVMAGAVGINTKKVDRVTFALGCGIAGLAGAAFTTIASTGPTTGSLYIVDSFMVVVFGGAASLMGTVVSAFGIAQAQSILQFFITSSMGKVATLLVIVTILMIRPEGLFAAKVRR
- the urtC gene encoding urea ABC transporter permease subunit UrtC; this translates as MIKAIFQKMLGGKSGMAGLLILAAIIFLVLPLGLDLFRLNLVGKYLTYAFVAVSLVLLWGYGGILSLGQGIFFGLGGYCMAMFLKLEASDPVSTKIQTTPGIPDFMDWNQLTALPWFWEPFHSLTFTIIAILLVPTLFAFLIGSAMFKRRVGGVYFAIITQVVALILTILIVGQQGYIGGVNGITDLKTLRGWDIRSDSAKYILYFINGTLLVGVILLSRVILGSKFGLLMLAMRDKEERVRFSGYDVANFKIFMFCLAAMISAIGGAMFTLQVGFMSPSFVGIVPSIEMVIFAAVGGRMSLIGAVYGALLVNYGKTAFSESYPELWLFLMGGLFIAVVMFFPNGLAGIYEKYGKKRVAGKEYTGSGPVMPSRTLPDPKLVPVGDAVSPPTKGMGISKQSVH
- the urtD gene encoding urea ABC transporter ATP-binding protein UrtD; the protein is MITNNDYMLSIEDLTVSFDGFRAVDAICLYMDRNELRVIIGPNGAGKTTLLDLICGKTKATSGSIKFKGKELTTLPEHGIVRAGVGRKFQTPSIYENLSVFQNLEMSFPRGRSVFGCLTFRRTDDVLDRVHEVAEQVMLTDSLHLEEAGLLSHGQKQWLEIGMLLMQDPELLMLDEPVAGMSVKEREQTAELLNRISRNRSVIVIEHDMEFVKRIAHKVTVLHQGKVLMEGTMDQVQSDPRVVEVYLGH
- the urtE gene encoding urea ABC transporter ATP-binding subunit UrtE: MFEVSDLQVSYGQSEVIHQINFSAKKNETVAIMGRNGMGKTTLFKALIGILPSKGGKITLEGKELTHLESYQRVSSGLAYVPQGRMIFPNMTVEENIKTGLENSKTREIPEDIYSLFPVLFEMSRRKGGNLSGGQQQQLAIARALVTNPKVLLLDEPTEGIQPSIIKEIARTLNEIRKMREITILVSEQVLSFTLEIADRLIVIESGQFIHEDQRQQVDAAKIRQYLSV
- the gltX gene encoding glutamate--tRNA ligase — protein: MSSDVRVRFAPSPTGYLHIGGARTALFNWLFARHHGGKFFLRIEDTDRSRSTDEAIEAIIDGMRWFGLDWDKWEGSDKDPIRQTDRFDLYRQKVRELLDRGLAYHCYCTAEELDARRKEAMAQGKVPRYDGRCRLLTAPVPGKEAAIRFKASSEGEIVIDDMVKGKVVFDAGTVDDLIILRSDGTPTYNFCVVVDDVDMQISHVIRGDDHLNNTPRQIQLYQALGYPLPRFGHVSMILGPDKARLSKRHGATAIQQYREEGYLPEAMVNYLVRLGWSHKDQEIFSLPELIEKFSIEQVGASAAVFNPEKLIWLNAHYIKTGDPKRLAQLLLPHLERLGVASDQIDLARLTQIVVALRERTRTLKEMADSAVYFFTDEITIDEKAQKLLTPEALPVLKAVRDRLAETPFEHAPLEEAFRSISEALGLKLAQIAQPVRAAVTGKTVSPGIFDVLMILGKEKSLKRLDRQVAQFTAK
- the larE gene encoding ATP-dependent sacrificial sulfur transferase LarE, producing MSDAQPAYNRLFQILHEMESVAVAYSGGVDSALVAKVAHDALPETAVAVTSISPTFPLSQLEEAKQVAAAIGIRQIFVQSDELEIPGYAENNTNRCYLCKGDLYTLLTGVAERERLRTIVDGTHLDDLTDIRPGLKAARERGVRSPLVEAGLDKEGVRSLSRELGLPTWDKPASACLSSRFPHGTPITYERLKQVEESEEVLRRIGFRQFRVRYHGETARIEIAVEEFPALLDAGRREELVAQIQACGFKWVTLDLAGYRPGGAVRPNGNLILLHRSDDQK